CAGAGGGGTAAATGCAATGCAACAGATGTTCTTCTCTgtatcttaaatattaattgataaatattttaatatgtcataatagtaataatagtaattataataattgatttcaatccattttcaagaaagaaacgggtttttgttcttttcattCCCTTCAAATATTTCGGCTGAGGAGGAAAGACCAAATTATGACATGCGTAAGTGCAGTTTATAGCCGGCTaaatatttctcttttattttttctatatttttaaagttaactCTCTTCTCAAAAAGAAATCAAGAGCGTAATTATTGGTGTGTGTACtgtatctattttttttttacactctctattttatttttttaacaataataaacttatattatactataaaagtaaaaagtggAAGGAAAAACAATTAAGACTTCTCAATTAAGCCATACAAATCTTCAAGGATTTTTTCTTTCACTGTTTTAAAGATTGAAACTTTGCTTTCTTGGATCCGTAATTGCCAACTCGGGTAAGTAACTCGTTTACttgaaaaaacaaattctaCATAGTTAATTATAgattttgttgttttaattttctaaaaaagtAGAAACAATGTGTATTACTAATCAATAGATTTTGTTATTGGAGACAATATGAACCTGTTTCTGATaatcattcataaatttattctCTTAGAAGGAAATGAAATTGGCTTGAATGGGTTTAGTTTATCTTTATCTTACATTGTAATTAATGGAAGAAAAGATATTTGAAatgaagagggagaaagagagaagaatgCATGCACCTTCATATGCTCACTGGTTTCACATGACCccattgatttatttttctttgcatcATTTATTCCTTTCACCATATGCTTCAACCTTAGGATAAAGAATCATTCATCcctcaaaattatttattatgtctTCAGATTCAacagaaaaaaacaatataggatgtttttatacaaaatattatacttttctttaaaaggaaaatgaatttaactttgaaaagattgaaaatttaaaacattggATACACGTATAAAGAGAAATGCAATATATATAATTCGAGATTATTGAAACATTTTAAGTTATTTGATATTGTCGTGCCAAACATACGTCTAAAACAAGACAGGAAAGATAATATTCGAAATAAAATAAGGTGAAAGTATGACTggttgattatttattttaatttatgacaTAAAAATATGTCACGAATTTTTACACGCGAAGGAACACGAATTCAAAGTATTGAAAAAGTTTATTTGAATGCAACaagtttttatagtttatttttattcctaaCTCTTCATGTttggtaaataaaaataaaaatagaaagatgAGGCTTAGGTTAAATTatctaattgaaatttaaataaaaaaaatgaataaatctCTTAAGAAGTGTATATAAATAACCTCAAAAcagtttatttgttatttattttaatattttatctgtTCAGACATGTATTTTTCCACCCTTTTTGAAGTTAGAgactaattttcttttatgattaaGATAGGTAAATTAAAATCTTACGTaagttatttgtttttttagttgattatatttattttctctcctTGCATATGAGAAATTAATGAGTAGAATTTTTGTAGTGACCAAGATAAGTTGAAGCATTAAAAtctttatattaaagtttttcaGAGTTTATAAATTgagttgaagttttttttattattattgcagagttgattttttttagataaGAAAAACTATCTATATATTAATCATTACATTCATGATGAATTATTGGTAATTAGATATGAAAGATAACTTGATTGTATGATGGGAAAAGAAATAATCTTGTTTGGAATAAGTATAAATTGTGATGAATCCTATAAATAATTTCCAGATgtgtgaaatatttttgttttattatgaaGATTTTATGCACATACTTTTTTGCTATGAAGTTATTACTTGAGTTACCCTTAATGATCAcatttatatatcatatattgttattttcttaatgataaagcatttatttgttttcattgcTTAAACTTCAATTGGTATAATATTTgagataaaatttatagttaatgGATTGTTATATTAGGTCATATCACTTGATAGGGTAACTCTTGAATGAAAGAATTAGTGGTAATACTCTTTTTGGTGATAGTTTAAGGATGAAAATGTGAAGGACGAATGTAAGTTTTGACTATGTAGGTTTTTACTATGTGACatatttttatccttaaaataaaaattgaattttatttccatttccataattaataagtataaaattgttatattatcCTCATCTTCAGTGAAAACCAGCATACTCGTACTCATGCATGTACTtatctttctattattttaaatattaattattattttttataaaacataaaaattataacaaagaTCACACAccatattcaatattaaaaaatgctcattttcttttcttttatatatatatatatatatatatatatatatatatatatatatatatatatatatatatatatatatatatatatatatatatatatatatatatatatatcaagaaataaattataattgtatagaTATCAAATAACAagtagataataataaaataattacaaaaaagattaaacatggtcaacttttcttcttcttaaaaataagttattaaattaaagaccagagaaaaagtaatataagttgtttaaattatctaataaattaaaagtattttaggACTTAAAACAAAGACTAGTATAAGGACAGATATGGGTATGTAGATTGTTGGAATTAGACGaatatttatatactaattgTTTCAGTTATGGAATTGAAGTTATctgtctattaagtattgtgtGTCTTAATGTTCGTATTCGTCATCATTCGTCCTTTAAATCGTTTGGTCAAACTGGGAGATTACTTACAAAAGATACTTTGATGCCAAAATTAGTAAAGGTTCAGCGAGTTCAATAGTTAATACGTAATAAATGCAATCATCTACTTTCTTACCTTAAACTTGTATCTATAAATTTTAGGGTGGACTTTGGATTATTGACGATCTAATCATGTTTTGCCATAAGCTAATCTCCATCAAGTCTAATTGTTGCTTAAGGATAACATTCGGTTTGTCTGGCACAACCACTCGGTTCTTGGGTGATTTCCTTTGACATTCTCGTTTGTGTGGGTCGTTCGATTGTATGTTAACCAAATGGTCATGTTGTGCATTAATATTTGTCCCTATGTCTAATTTGAAAAGGTATAGCCTACCCACATCAAATCAATGTAGGATTTTCATATTGAAGTCGACACATGTTCAAATAATATTCACGATAACAAACTCATTTGTGTATCCTAAGAAACTGAATCAAGTATCTCTTCTTTTAAGTTGTTATTGCTTAAGTTATACATGATCACTTCAACAATGAGTTTGCAtcctaagaaaaaaaattctatgtTTTTTAAacatagaaaattaaaacaataatgtCTCGCTCAACTATTAATAAATTTAGGTATTAACATTGCGATAATTTTAACTGATATATAAAGTGTATTGTTTATAGAAATGAGACAATATAATGTGAGGTTTTAGCATCAAGATTAATTATGTGACTTACTTGATAATAATGTAATACAAATACCTGACACTAAAGAATAATGGTTAAACTTATATGAATAATCAATTCATTAACATATAATAGAAAAACTTTAAGATAATAACAATGtgatatttttacattaaaattcttaacatttttctttcttctttcattaagtATAAGTCTcgttaatatttttcatgacaACTCTTATTCCTACCATAACAATACATACTTATCTAAATTCGTGGATTCTTCAACAAAAACATCCCAAAATATCTGACATCAGTGAACTAtgaacaagaaaacaaaacactatttttaataaaagccTTAAGATATTAGGTTTTTGACTTTTTCTCTTGTAAATTTATGGATAAATACACAAACGTTCACATGTTTCTTCTTAGcataacaagaaaataaataatagttttaataacaaaaaataaatctattaatttttatttttattttgttaaagatTCTATACATTAAATACGAATATGTTCGATTACCTCAACAATTagtatatttcaaataaaagtagcaaagttaaaaaaaattactaattgttttttttttgttattaaaaaacaaacatatcaatatttattatgcttaattgattatttaacttaaatttatttaatttttaatattttaatctactaaatattatagatatttgagaaatataatagataattttcaaaacctaataatttttactataataCCATGTgtacatatatattttgagaAGGAACAAATATTGTTTCATCACCATCGTTGTATTAAATAACcacttgaaaaatattaagACTTGAGTCTAAATCTTATTTTAGATCaagcaaaaatataataaataataactttattcTTGGTcacgtattttttttttttgagaaaaattaaCACTATAACTCAACCACTGAATTTGTCCCATCGAGCATATTTTTCTTAAACGAGTCAATCTTCGCTCAAActaaatttttgtttcttctaattCTTTAAGTGATTCACTATACATGTTTTTATaaatgcaatatatatatatatatatatatatatatatatatatatatatatatatatatatatatatatatatatatatatatatatatatatatatatatatatatatattgtttatttgtaattttgtttgaaaaaaattatactgCATGACAATAGTTTTTCAAATTGATGAATTTGTGTGAATATTGGATTATATATGTGGGATAATATGTTAATCACACAATCTAATTATTAGGGTGTTTTGAGTTAAAGGAAGAGTTCTTAAGCAACACAACATGTGTAAATGTGTAACATAAGTTATAATGAAGTTACTCTAATCAACAATTCATGGGTTCGCTTAAAAATCCAAGTTTCATATTGAATCAATAGTTagtattgaataaaatatatttgatacaAAAAATCTTCCAAAGACgttagttaaaatttaatttattgaatattcttttatatgatCGTTTGATGTATAAATCCATGTATGATacacataattattattatcatgtgtttgattgaaaatgaatgtTTATAGATTACTAATGGGTTttcttatcttaaaatttatttaaaatattttatttttatgtgttattTGTCTAATAATCTTTACAACTGTATTGTGTTtacaaataaatacaaaatgacATGTATACGAACCACATTTAAAGAactataaaaactattttattttttcttttgtagatattatatgtatatatacttttttacatatttaaatattttttaaaatactttatgcCTTATACAAACTCTTTATTAAGTTTATAGTATAccatgtaatttatttttaatagtatCCTTGTAGAGTTTTGAATAAATGTTAGGATTGCATTTTGAATTTTATCTATGTAGAAAATTTAATCGCCCGCAAattatcttttcaaaattaatttaatttcattttacatCATAATtgatcataataaaattatcaatcagctttttttttttcagaaaaagttCTCCAATGGTGATGATGTTTTACCCTTTGCTTACGTATGAAGTAAGAATTTACCGAAGCATTGGTACGCTTAGCATTTCTTCACGTTTTTCAGCTTTCTTTTTAAAGTAAACAGCAATTAAGGATTGTATGGTTTGTGCAGGGTTAAAACATACAACAGTTTGGAAACACAGTAACGTGGCtccaattttcaaaaataccTTTTCTTGTCACGTGCATCAGTAAACGGGTCACATGACCCTAAAATGCAATTTAAAAGTGgttttaataagttaaaagtattattaattatttcatataagttttaatttaataaacattcgaattagttaaaattattattaattatttcttataaGTTGGTGTTTCAGGATATAAGTTTCATGTCATTGATCTAAATGCTCATAAATCCTCTAAAGTTTGTCTTCAAATTCAAGTTATTCTTTAACTGTTCGAAGTATATCTCAAAACTAAACTTAACATGCTGGTTTAGATACTAATAACacagtaaatatatattatttatttttttatttaaaactgttatttataaatttataaatgatttttttattaatatcgATATAATCACGATCTAtgaataactatatttatcttTAAGTTTGTTAACATTAAAGTAAATTATCTTGAATCATGGTCGTCgatcatataatataatactgttgatataaatgaaataaattatagaaattaattttcacATAACGATTACTTGTtagttaaaaaaagtttatattatttagtcttaaataaaatatgtagtCTCTTTTAGCTTACTCTATCAATATGTTTATGTGACAGACGGATAATAtgttgcttttatttttattacccTTTTCGAACTTCgtgttgaaaagaaaatgagttaCAACTTTATTCAGTAGTGTAATCTACAATTGTGAAATGAATAGAAGTCGATTAGGagagaaataataatattattttgaatctAACATAAAAATAGTGCGTTTGtggaaatttttatattttgtttaattttctatttatttttaaatcgcAACATAATATTAAAGTTTACATTTCTTGAGAcgtatatttaaaatgtttaatactAATAAGTGTGTAATTATATAAAGttatgatattatttataatttaaattttaaaaaatatactttaaaattatttttgtatattactcacattttcattattatttgtaaCATTCAATTTTAGTAGagtaaaattatcaaaataaaacattacataGATGATAATTTATCAGATTCAAAAGAGGAGATCCTATATGTGGAgaatacattttatatatgttgttgtttcACTCTACTCTTCAAATTGAGACTTCGAGAGAAAACCACTCCCAAAGCTCACACCatttaaggtgatcattgcaaaagaaaaaagtacATAGACAACCAAAGACaaaaacaagggtaagctagtagaaaaataatttatcataatataacAACATTGCAACATGTTTTACACCTCACACGACATAACCATCCATCCTAAACATGCAACAAACCTAGACTCGACTATCCGGATATACAATGAATGTCGAGCTAAAACATGTTCTACCCTTTATGTGGTGGAACAACTGACAACCATcaaagctaccacacaaggttagtctgtaccGCGTCTTAGGCCATATTGGAAGCACCTaaactaagacctcctgctactctcaTCGCATGACTCATCACTCTCTACTTGAGCCtgaatgatcattagagtgtcaaGATAACCCATCAGAACTGAGCTTCTTACATTTATACTTATAATACTTGAAACCACCACCAAGAAGTTCCACCTTGGAACTAACCTTCGTAACTTTGAAACCATTGATATCACTTCACATTCACATTGTACACCAATACATGAGACTGCTGATTATACATTAAACAAATAGAAACAACCATACAAGTCATTAGAAATCACCTAATAACACATTTATTCATGGCATATTGATACTCATATTTAGGTAAGGAAAACAACTCTAAAACCCTCACCAACAGCTTCGAAAGGATCCAAACCCCAAAAACGATCTAAAGAACGTAAAAAACCGATAACCGGAACCTCAAATTTGAGAtcccaaaaactaaaaaaaaaaacacaaaatctgttGAGTTGTGCCCAGCGCCAAAAAGGGGCACTTGGGCGCTAGACCCCTAGAACATAGGTGCTAAGGGGGCGCCCAAGCGAATTCTTCTCACAAAAACACCCAAGGGCCCCTTTGAGGGCGCCCAACACTGCactatgttttaaaattcaccTATTTTGACTTTGGTGACCCTCTATAGAAGTTTAAATGATTCATAAACACTCTTATGTGCTGAGAAACATCTAAGAACATACCTCTCACTTGAATTGACCACTCCAAACCCAAATTGACCTATGAAAACCCAAATTCACTCCGATAAGCTACCCAAACTCAAATCTACCTCTTATACCACCTATGTTGCTGATTTTGCTATGCAACCAAATTTATATTGACTCAATAATGGACTCTAATCCAACTCTCACTCCACAAAATTTCCCATTTTTAAATTCACTACCCAACACCCTCCTAATAGACTTAAATCCACTTCAATCAAGCCTCACCAACACTTTTTTGCATAATAAACCAGATTTTACTAGTTTAATCACTCTCACAAGTCCAAATGGACTTCAAAACAACCCCTAAAGGTCCCATTTTTCCAACCAATGCTTACTCAAAACTCCACCTACCAAAACCCCAAATTTTCACTCCAAAATAGGTAAGATTTGAACTCATTTTATCTTCCTCCCTTAACCCTCTAAACTTTAACCATCTAATGATGATAACAACCATAAATCACTCTAAAACTAATTACAAACTACAGATTCCATAATGTACACATGTgatcattatttcaaaaactgaCATACCCACTTCATCAATTTAAGCTACAAAACTATATTGTAGTTTTCACACCTTTCCCAACCATCATTATCAATACCCACTTTATCTCAACAACACATTAAGTTCATCATATCATAACTCATAACCGCAACCAAAACTTCATAATTCTAAAACACATCATAGTGTACTCGCATTCAACATTTTCCagaaatttaacataataaattaccATATGATCAAATACACACAATTCACATATTTCAAACATCTTTCAAtcctataaaaagaaaattagtttcCCCTTCCCTTACAAGAAAGGGCCTCAACCCACGAAAACGTCCTATCGGTAGCTTGCAAGAAATTCCTAAACAGACCTACGAGGCACCAAAATTGAAACGGACAGAGTTCTTAGAACTCTAAATTCACCAAGAGCAAGAAAAGAGAACTAAATGATACATGCATAACAATTTTGTACATGATTATTGACCGAAGCAAAAAGGATAGAAAAATGActagaaacttacttgctctaaaaCAGAAATTGATCGGTTGAATTTGTAGACCTTGACATCGTGGTCGTCTAAATACTTTCTTATCATCGAAGAGATGATTCAGGAGTTAAAACTCTTAGAGAGAAAATAGAGAATTCTAGAAACATAAGTTTATAAAGAgataatactttttaaaataataaaacttttataacaaaaattatttataataaaatcattcaacattaaaataatcgagtctcaacGGTTAccagttttaaaataaatggaGTTTTACATTACTTgttataagattttaaatttctaaaaataataagagaatAAGGAAGGTTTTATTTATCTACGGGGAATGGGgatgtttttgtttgattgttattattatgaaattgaatttagaaaagaaagaaaaggttgGGCAGTTGCAGCAGGTGGTGGCTCGGGAAACGAATAGATGGAAGGATGGGAAGTGAAGTCGAATCcctgttttgtcttttattagGCTCCATTCGTGGTTGGTGCGCGGGAAAATTATCCACCCGCGCTTTTCCTTACGTTTCCTTCTTATCTATTCACACCTTCCTTGGTGGGTGTGGTCGGTTACGCTTTTATTATTCTCTCTTCCAACGCACCACCACACCAACCcctctcttttccttctctaacttatttttactttatttcttcAACCACTATTCCTCTTAACATCCTTAACCAACAACCTTTTTTCCAATATCATTAATACCAAACTTTATTACTTTActacatttctttttcttttttccttctaatCTAATTACTTCGCTATAAAATAAATTCGATTATATAATGATTATCGAAAACAGAGAACAAAAATACAACGATAGCCAAAGAAGAAGGCAACAAGGGGAAATACTTACTAAATTTAGAGGTGTGCATAGCAAAAAAccttattatttaaatttaatggcTGTTTCACCCTgtatttttaatcatttcatGCACTTTTAATTTCGAAAATAGTTTTAGaagttatatttttctttatcgaatttcatgataaataattcttttattgaaTTCCGAAATTTATGTAGGATTTCAttcaatttcaaacaattttcaaaaatttcaaatgaatctaaaaatctaataaaagaaatgaaattactTTTAtcggattttgaaatccaataaAGCTTTTGGGAAATCTTTTATTAGACTTTGAAATTCGGTAAAACACAAATAGAATGTAAGATTTTTTGAATGATAGagaacattttaaaatttaaaaaatttggagatgtGAGATAAAATGATTGGAGATGGAAGATGAAACAGTCTAATTTAATATGCAAAAAGATGAGATATAATATTGGGCTTTGGATCATTTGGGCTAAAAGCCCGTCCCTATACTTTTTGTCCAAATCGCAGGCCGTTGAAAGACCTAAATAAATTTGAGCTTGGAGACATGCTATCTTTTCTACACATATTTTCGATCCActtgaaatttatatttcttttatgaaatttaCGACActataatatttagattttttattttttaactttttgttttgaaaagtacatatttctaaaattaaaattacgtGAAATgttttttgaataatatttcagaaacaaaaaaacgtgattaatatttttaaatagtataatttttttattcacaatttatttaaaaataaaagattatgtgtgattattttatttgtaaaatataaaaattatttaaaagtaatctaacaaatttaattgatattttacattattttactaaattagtTATAGTTAATGATGAGCTGTAAACGAAAACAATGACCAACGATTGaataataagaatttttttaagagaggttgtaataaaagacaaaaaaatttacagggacaacataaaaaatatttaattcattatattataattaaaaatgtaagacactttattattttatttcgagttaaaattcatttttatgatatatgCATTTCACAAcgattcaatattttaatattaaatttaacatgtatagaataaattatacttatatttagtaaaaatattacgttaaaataaattgttgcgccaaaaaaataagattatatagTATGACTTGGGCCTCACTAGGAGGTTTAGGGTCATTTTAGATTTTGTATACCTTACAGAAGGCCGAGAGAAGTGGGCCCTCATAAACTTAGCCCATTATTGATTACCTTGGATCaaaagatggactcaaaattCACGTATCCTTAATATGCTGAGACGAGGCCGAAATTTCgttcattattttaatcaatgtgtttttatatattaacttaaaatatatatggatTGGTGTTggcatgaaaaaaataaaataattgagcTAAAATATGTTAACATGAATATtcactaaatttttatataataaacaagTGTTTGAAAGAGAGCATGAGATATAAGTcgtgaaaatattaatatatttttctacattaaaaataaaaagatataattacaaataaataggTGAAAGAAATCAGTGACCagaaagtaataataaatacaaaacttTATTAGTAGGTAAGACAGGTTAATCAAAACCTGTTTACATGTAATGAATGGAAGAATACAAGAAAAAACTGCCAAATGAAAAAGGCTTCACCCACTCCATCTCTCTTCATTCAGTATCCAGTGGGAAATTCGCAGCTCCCATACTCTGCAACACAAATTCACCAAACACGGTTTCAACAAAAATTCATGcatcaaaaaatattttcctaaaaacctttttttcttaAGATTCTTCAAACTGAAAAAATGACAGTTGATGATAGAAATACTTACTAGGAGGCTGTGTGACAACATAGGCGGTTCCACCAAAATCGCAGGTGCCAGCGGCACGTGCTTTCTTCTGATAGTAACTGTTGAAAGCGTAAGAAGCATGGGCTTCCAACGTGTTAGGATTATAACACGTGGCATTTGGTTGAATGGGAGTGCAATCAGCTCCACCCTCTCCACAAGCGTAGTTAAGACCGTTCTGAAGCTTCTTCTCGGAAGAACCGCCATTCGCCACGCACCAGGTCTGACCCTGATGCGACGTCGTCGATACGTCCCCACTCGCCGGAACCTGGTTCTTCCCCACGCCTGACGACGGCACGTTCTTTACACCCTCCGCCGTCAGTGGAATATCGTAAACCTTCTTCTCGTTTGGGTAAAACAATCCGTAATTTTTTTCGGACGTAGGCCCTGTTTTCTGATTCTCGTTGAAAAGCGCGAAGAGAAAAACGTCGACGGACTCACTGGGCTTCAAGGGGGTCCCGTTCTGGCCCAACACGCGCCGAACCAAGTTCCCGTTATACGCAGCCGCATTCTCTGGACCCGCTCCAATTTCATTCGAGTCTCCCGCCGAAGGCCAACCCGTCTCGGAAACTGTGATCTTAACGTCGTTGTATTGAAGCGCTGACATGGCAGCGAAAACAGCGTCGATTTGGGCGTCGAAAAGGTTGGTGTATTTTAAACCGTTACCAGAATCAACCACGCCGGCGTTCTCCTTGAAAAGCGCGTAGTCCAAGGAAATTTTATCAGCGTTTGCTGAGTACGCGAAAAAGGGGTAGGCGTTCACCATGAGAGGGGAACCGGTTTGGCGGAGGAGGTCGAGCATGGGTTTAATAACCGGTTCGACCAGTTCGGCTTTGAAGGAACCGGATGATGCGGGGAAGGAGCTTTGGAGAGCGGAGAGTGCGATGGGAGAGGAGATTTTGATGTTGGTGTTGAGGTTGTACTTGGTTAAGGAAGCTAACACGT
This window of the Vigna angularis cultivar LongXiaoDou No.4 chromosome 7, ASM1680809v1, whole genome shotgun sequence genome carries:
- the LOC108337055 gene encoding glucan endo-1,3-beta-glucosidase 12, with the protein product MATLAFSFFFLLISFFSSSSEAGSVGVNYGRLANDLPTPAKVVELLKSQGLSRVKLYDTDATVLTAFANSGIKVTVAMPNELLSNAAADQSFTDAWVNDNISKYYPATQIEAVAVGNEVFVDPNNTTKFLVEAMKNVLASLTKYNLNTNIKISSPIALSALQSSFPASSGSFKAELVEPVIKPMLDLLRQTGSPLMVNAYPFFAYSANADKISLDYALFKENAGVVDSGNGLKYTNLFDAQIDAVFAAMSALQYNDVKITVSETGWPSAGDSNEIGAGPENAAAYNGNLVRRVLGQNGTPLKPSESVDVFLFALFNENQKTGPTSEKNYGLFYPNEKKVYDIPLTAEGVKNVPSSGVGKNQVPASGDVSTTSHQGQTWCVANGGSSEKKLQNGLNYACGEGGADCTPIQPNATCYNPNTLEAHASYAFNSYYQKKARAAGTCDFGGTAYVVTQPPKYGSCEFPTGY